In bacterium, the DNA window GTTTTTATCCGGGGATGCTTTGGGGGACTCTCGCGGCACTTCTGGAGTTTTTCGGCGGTATCGCGCTCCTCCTCGGACTTTATGTGCCCGTACTCGGCGCGCTTTTTGCCGTTGAGATGCTTGTCGCGGCGTGTTGGAAAATGCGGCGCGGGCAAGGATTGGTGAACGGGTATGAGCTGGACCTGCTTCTTACTGTCGGATCATTCGTGCTTGCGACATCCGGCGCCGGCGCGTTGTCGTTGGATATGTATGTTGTGGGACTTGCGGGGTACTAACCACGACTATTCCAGATGTATTTGCTTCCGGAACGAGGCGAATTTTTCTTTGAGTGCCGGGTGACTTTTAAGTGTCTGGTCTTTTTTTATGACTGCTGCCGCCGCCGCCCGCGCGAGCTTTACGAGTTCCATATTGTTTAACGCTTGCATGGCAAGGTCGGGGAGTCCGGTTTGGCTTTCGCCTAAGAATTCTCCGGGACCACGGATTGCCAGATCTTTTTCGGCGAGCTCAAAACCATTTTTTGCTTCAAGTAGCGACTGTAATCTGCGCGCGGCGGATTCCGACGATGAATCGGTGAACAACAAACAGAACGATTGGTGTTCACCGCGGCCGACTCTGCCGCGGAATTGGTAGAGCTGGGAAAGCCCGAAACGCTCCGCGCCCTCAATGAGCATGATGGTGGCGTTCGGGATGTCCACTCCGACTTCCACGACCGAGGTGGAGACGAGAATGTCCAAGTTTTTTTCGGAAAAATCCGCCATGATTTTTGCCTTTTCGGCGCTTTTCAGTTTGCCGTGGAGCATGCCGACCTTCAAGTCCGGAAATACTTTTTGTGAGAGTTTTTCGTATTCTTCTTTTACCGCCTTTACTTCGCTCCAGGCTGCGCCGAGCGTGCTTAGCGCCTCGCCTTCGACGTGCTCCGCTTTTTCGATGCGCGGGCAGATGACGAATGCTTGCCGGCCTTTCTTGACTTCACCGCGGACGAACGCATACGCGTTGGCGCGGTTTTCCGGCGCGACCACTTTGGTGATAATCGGCTTTCGCCCTACCGGAAGTTCGGTGATGAGCGAAAGATCAAGGTCGCCGAAGATGGTGAGCGTGAGGGTGCGGGGGATCGGCGTCGCGCTCATAGAGAGAAAGTGCGGCACGAGCGCTTTTTGTTTCTGGGCAAGCAGCGCCGCGCGCTGTGAAACGCCGAAGCGATGCTGTTCATCCACGATCGCGAGCGCCAATGATTTAAACGCGATGCTTTTTTGAATGATGGCGTGCGTGCCGATGATGATTTTTATTTCTCCGGATTCAATGCGCTTTTGTGCTTCGCTTTTTTTGATGTCGGAGGCAAGTCCTTCCTCAAAAAAGATTTTTGATTCTGAGCTTGTCAACATGCCGATAGGGATGCGGAGATGGCCGAAAATTGTCGTGAGTGTTTTGTAGTGCTGGCGCGCGAGTACTTCGGTCGGCGCCATAAATGCCGTCTGGTAGCCATTTTTTGCGGCGATGATTGCCGCGATCGCCGCGATGACGGTTTTGCCGGATCCCACGTCTCCTTGGAGCAATCGGTTCATCGGGCGGGCTTTGCCGATGTCTTCAACGATTTCGTGCAGACTCTGATGTTGCGATGGCGTGAGCTGGAAGGGGAGCTTCGCGATGATCGCGTGCAAGTCTTCTTCGCCGACGGGAAGCGACGGCGCCTTTTCCTTTGCAAGTTCAAGGCGCGCTTTGATGTTGTTGATTTGCAAAAGAAACAGGTCTTCAAACGCGAAGCGCTTTTTCCCAGCGGCTGCTTCCTCCAGTGTCTTCGGGGAGTGAATGGCGTGCAACGCGGTGTTTACTTCCGGCAGACGGTTTTTAAGCAGTATGTCCGGCGGAATAAAATCTTCAATTGGCGCGACGTTTCCCAGAATCACGCGCATCAGATAGCGGATGCCTTTGGAGGTCAACCCCTTTGTTTCGGGATATGTGGGAATGAGTCCCGCCGTGTGTCGCGTTTCGCCGACGGCGCCGGTGACCAATTCGTACGAAGGGTTTGAAAGGAAGAGTCCCTCATCGCCCGCGGACACTTTTCCCGCGAAATTGGCAAGATGTCCGATGCGGAGATTTTTTGCGATGAATGGTTGGTTGAACCAGATGGCGGTGATGGCGGCGGTATCATCGGCGATGGTTGCCTCTACCACTACCATGCGTTTCCGGAATGTGCGTCGCAGGGCGACTTTGCGGATAAATCCTTGGATGGTCGCGGTTTGATTGGTTTCAAGATCCGCGATTTTTACGGTTGTTGAAAAATCTTCATAGCGTGTTGGAAAATGCCAAAGTAAATCGCGCACCGTCTTGATGGTGAGCTTTTGAAATTTCAAGAGAAACCGGCTGGGCAGCCCTTTAATGTTCGCGAGCGGGGTGGTGATGCTTAACATGCAAAAAAACAAAAAAGCAATAAATCAAAAAATCACTTTAGTGCCCCCACTTGGAATCGAACCAAGGTCTGCGGATTAAGAGTCCGTAGCTTTACCATTAAGCTATAGGGGCGCGATATATGTTGAAATGACGGGAACTCGTCTAACTGCTCACATTCTACAACATCTGCATGACAAATTGCAACGCCCCCGCGAAAATTCGCAAGGGGCGGGGCCCCGTCAGACGGGGCGGGGCGTTCTCCGGCCGGTTACTTCACTTGTTTCTTCAGCTCCTCGCCGGCCTTCGCGAGGTGGTCGTTCGCGGATGTTGCGTGCTTCTCGGTCTCTTGGAGCGCCTTTGTCGCGTTCTCCTCTTGCGCTTCTCCCGCGGCAAGCAGGGGAATGGCCTTGAGGTAGAAGAGGGCATTGGCGTAGCGGAGTTCCTTCACCCCGTTTTCCAGCTCGGTCTTCGCCGCCGGAGTCACGGCATTCTTTCCGTCGAAGACGGTGGTCAGCGCCTTCTCCGCGCCCGCGGCCTCGCCAATGGCGCCACGCGTGTCCAGAATGCTCTTCGCGAGCGCCCGGTCCTTCGGAAGGATCACGCAGCCGGAGAGCAGGATTCCGAGTATCGCAGCGGCGGTGATGCGCATGGCAAAGCTCCTTTGTTGATGTCGACGAATCGTTTATCTACCCAATAGTATAGTTGTGATTGGGCGAAAATGCAACGCAGTGTTGCTATAGTTATTCTTGCCTCGGTTTTTTTACCAGCACCGAAATCGCGATCATCGCCCAGATGATTTGGAGGACGAGTGATGGCCATGCTTGGAGGTAGAGCACGTTGATTCCCAAACAAATTGCTCCGATGAGATTTAGTAACTGATAGTAGAGATTCGCGCTGCCAATCTTTTTGTGCGAGTTCAAAAAATACGCGAGTACAATGAGGAGTGTCCCGACCCAGCCGATGAGTTGGATAAAAGTTTCTGCCATAGTTGCTTAAGTGTAGTATACCATGGACTTGGCTTGAGAAAACGGCGCGAAACGGCTACTATAATGGTACAAACGCCCTCGTAGCTCAATGGATAGAGTACATGGCTTCGAACCATGGGATTGAGGTCCGATTCCTCACGAGGGCACAACGAAAATAGTAATTCTATTTTCGTTGTGCCCGGAAGCGGACGGAAAGGGGGTCGGGGAAACGGGAGTTTCCCCGTGGCGGAGTACACGAACCGCTGGGTTCGTGAGCGCAGCCGACCGAAGGTCGTAGCGAGCAGTTCGACTCCCACGAGGGCACTAAACCATATGGAAATCCCCAAAGAAATTATCGCTATCGGTAAAACGCTTCACGACGCCGGCTACAAGGCTTATCTTGTGGGTGGGTGCGTGCGGGATATTTTGATTGGACGAGAACCAAAAGATTGGGATGTGACGACGGACGCGAAACCGGAAGAAATCCAAAAGATTTTCACTACGTTTGCCGGCGGGACTGCGGAAGATCCCTCTACTGTTTATGAAAATACTTTTGGCACGGTCGGTATTAAAACCGATTCTGAAGATTCGAAATTAAAAATCGTTGAAGTGACGACGTTCCGGCTTGAAGGAAAATACACCGACAAGCGGCATCCGGACGAAATCAAGTTTGCAAAAACGGTGGAGGAAGATTTAGCCAGACGCGATTTTACGATAAATGCAATCGCACTCAGCCTTTCTCAAGGTAAGCCTTCGACTCGCGTTGCTCGCTCAGGCAATAAATTATTAGTTCCTGAGCTTGTCGAAGGACGACTCATTGATCCATTTGGCGGCCAAGACGATCTTGCAAAAAAAATCATTCGCACTGTCGGGAATCCCGATGAGCGATTTACCGAAGACGCCTTGCGCTTGATGCGTGCGGTGCGGTTTGCGGCGCAGCTTGGTTTTGTAATTGAAAAAGAAACCGCTGTGGCGATAAAAAAGCACGCAGGGCTTTTGGAGATGATTTCAAAGGAGCGTGTGCGCGATGAACTGACAAAACTGCTTATGACGGACAATGCCGTGCAGGGGGTTGAAGACATGCGCGCATATGGCCTCCTGCGCTATGTGTTGCCGGAACTGCAAGATGGCGTTGGTGTGGGCCAGAACAAGCATCATATATATAGCGTGTACGAACACAACCTCCGTTCATTCAAGTATGCGGTTGAAAAAAACTTTCCGCTGGATTTGCGCATTACCGCGTTGTTGCATGACGTGGGGAAGCCCGCGACCAAACATGGGGAAGGAGAGAATTGTACGTTTTACGGACATCAAGTGGTGGGGGAGCGCATCGCGATTATGATGCTTGACCGGCTACATTTCCCGCGCCAGCTGATTGAGAAGGTTGCATTGCTTATCAGAGAGCATATGTTTGTGTACGATCCGGAGTCCGTCACGCTCGCGGGCGTGCGTCGCATTGTCCGCCGCGTCGGTTCGGAAAATGTTGATGACCTTATGCTGGTCCGTGAAGCCGACCGCATCGGAAGCGGCGTACCCAAAGCCCAGCCGTATCGTTTGCGTTACTTAAAAGCGATGATTGAAAAAGTGCAAAAAGATCCGATTCACCCGAAGATGCTTGTGCTGAAAGGCGATGACGTCATGCGCATCTTACACATTGCAGCCGGTCCGAGGGTCGGAAAGATTTTGGCGGCGTTGCTTGAGGAGGCGCTGGAGCACCCGGAGTTGAATGACGCGGCGGTTCTTGAAAAGCACGTGCGTGAGCTCGGTGCGCTCTCCGAAAAAGAACTTGACGCCATCGCCGCCAAAGCCAAAAAAAGCGCGGCGAATGCGCAAGAGCGGATAGATGCGGAGATCAAGAAAAAGTATTTTGTGCAGTGATTGCATTGCGAAAATCGTTGTAAGTTTAGGAGTTTTAGGGTAAAGTTTATTATATGACGTACAAATCAACGGCAATCATTACGCGAGAAGGAAAATGGTTTGTGGCGCGTTCACTTGAGCTCGGCATTACGAGTCAGGGAAAAACCATTGAAGGCGCTAAAAAGAATCTTGAGGAGGCACTTGCGCTCTATCTTGAAGATATGCCAGCACGCCGGCGCACGCTAGCGAAAGAATCGCCGTTGGTAACCTCTGTTGAAGTGGGAAATGGCTAAAACATTTTCCGGTAAGGAAGTTGTGCGTATTCTGTGCCGCGCGTTTGGTTTTGTTTTTGTATCGCAGTGCGGGAGCCATGTGAAGCTGCGGAAAAGGGTCGGTGGGAAGGTATTAACGACCATCGTGCCGATGCATCGTTCGCTGGTGCGCGGCACCTTGCTTGGCGCACTTGAACTCGCAGAGGTGGACGAGGAAGATTTTCGGAAAGCGGCGTAGCGCTTCAACTTGCAGCCGGAAAACTTTTGCGGTAGGATATATTCGTTACGGGCTGTAGTATACCGGTAGTACACACGCTTCGGGTGCGTGTAGACTGGGTCCAATTCCCAGCAGCCCGAATTTAAGTTTTTGTCAAGTGCAAAAAGTTAGCGTATCTTTTAACCGATAGCGGTTTGTGCGATATGACTATGCCTTCGTTACTCTCGCGTTCTCCGCAACTGCGGATGTTTCTCGTCGCGATTGTGGCGGTTGGAATTGTGGGCGCCGCATTTCACGCTCTCGGTTTTTTCGGTGCGCCGATTAATTTGGTATATAGCGATGTGTTGGGGTTTTATGAGCGCGCATCGGCGCCGGGGTTTGCATATGTGAGTAAGCCGATAGAGTATCCGGTACTTACTGGACTATTCATTGAGGATGCGGCGCGCCTTGGAGGCAGCCGCGCGGGATACTACGTGGTGAGTATGCTCGCATTGCTGGGGTTTGCGATCGGGACGACGTACCTATTATATAAGGTAGCCCTTCGACCCGCTTCGCCGGAGCTTCAGCGAGGCGAGCAGGCTCAGGGAATAACGGTTTCGCGGTTGTGGAGGTATTGGATTTTCGCGCCGTCCATGTTTTTATTTGCTACATATAACTGGGACTTGATGGCTGTTTTCTTTTCGGTCGCGGCGTTCTATTTGGCATCGCGCGATCGCAGGGGACTTGCCGCGATTTTTCTTGCATTAGGATTTTGCGCGAAGTTTTATCCGGTGCTGTATTTCATTCCGTTGCTGCTTCTTGCGACAACGTGGCGTGAATGGGTAAAGTTGTGCGCTATCTTTGGCGCAACCGCGCTGGTTGTGAATTTGCCGTTTATGCTCCTGAACTTTGACGGGTGGTCATATTTTTTCACGCTGAACAGCGCGCGGAACTCTAATCCGGATTCCATTTGGACCATTCTAAGATTTTTCTTCTCCGACGCTGCGGTCGGAGTTCCCGCAATCAACGCAATTTCGCTCGGGCTTTTTGCGGCGGGATATTTTGGTATGCTTTGGAGATTTCGCCGCTCCCCGTTTCTTTACCTCTGTTTTGTGGCAACATTGCTTTTCCTCATCACAAATAAAATCTTTTCACCGCAGTATATTTTATGGCTGCTGCCGTTTTTTGTGTTGCTCCCATCTGTGAAAAATTGGCAATTTTACGGACTTGAGCTTTCTAACATCGCGGTATTCTTTTCAATCTTGCCGTGGTTCTTTTTAGGCAAAGACATGTTTTATTTTTATCTCGCGAGTCCGTTTGTTATTTTGCGGCACGTTGTACTCACCATGCTTTTCGTGGGTGTGATGAAAAAACTCAACAATGGCTTGCGTGCGGGATAATTTTGCGTTATAGTAGCGACAGTATTCGTTGGGCATCAAACGCAGAGGAGGCGTCCGATGAAAAGCTCCGAAGAAACCATTGCGCAATCGCGCGCGCAGATTGACGAGTGTATTGCGTTGATTAAGGCGCTGTACGTTGCGAGGAAGCGGATCGTGTTCGTTGGTGACAGTGACGGCGTGGTGACCTCAAGCGATAGCGATGCGTTGGGCCGCGTCGTCAAGGGCGAGGACAGCCTTGCCAATCGTTTCGCGCTTGAAGAGCGTTTGGCGCTCCAGCCCTTGCGGCCCGGCCCATGGCTTCCGATCGCAGAGCGTTGCGCGCGCATCGGTGCCTCGATCTACATCGTGACGGCGCGGTCAACGTTCGCGAATCCGCGGTTGTTGTGGTTCTGTCTCGAGCATGACATTCCGGCAGAGTGGATTCTCGGCGTCGGCCATCAGTCCAAGCGCGGCAGTTACGAGATCATCCTCCGCGAGTACGCGAACGATCCCGACTGTCACTTTATTTACGCGGATGACAGCTTGCGGCATATGGAAGACTTTCAGAAACTCATCGCAGAGCTCGGCATTGAGGATCGCTGTCACGTGTTCCACGCCATTCCCATTTTCGACCACACGGAAGAGGAGTACCGCGCGTACTATGACGCAGTCATGAACGCGACCGCATCGTCCATGCTGGACGCCGTCAGCGTGAACGTGCCCGGATTCGGCGAGTTGCTTGTGGTTCCTGATCGTCGGGCCGGACTGAAGCGCATCCAAGAGGAGTATCGCAAGTCACTCCTTGCTGCCGCCGCGCTTCTCGCCGAGTAGATCGTCTCGTTTTCTACGCCCTCGACTGCGCATTGCGGCCGAGGGTGATTACTTTATATAATTGTTTATATGCCTATCTCATTTGATGATTTTAAAAAAGTGGAGTTGCGCGTCGGGAAGATTTTGTCCGCCGAGCGCGTGGAGGGGTCGGAGAAATTGCTGAAGCTCGCGGTGGATCTCGGTAGTCCTTCTGCTGTTGGTGGCCCTTCGACTAGCTCAGGGACTATTGTTACGCAAGACATCCGTCAGGTGATTGCCGGCATCGGGAAAGTATACGACCCCGCGACGCTTGTTGGGCGATCGGCGGTGTTTGTCGCAAACCTTGAGCCGCGGATGATCATGGGATTGGAGAGCCAAGGAATGATTCTCGCAACCGATGACGAAAAAGGCCCGGTGCTTTTGGCGCCGGACCGCGAGGTGTTGCCCGGGGCGGGGCTGCATTAAAAATGGGTCGGGGGCGGTTTCGCATTGCGGAACCGCCCCCGTGTGCTTCTAGATCTCCGCGCAGTGGTAGATGGCCTGTTCGTCCAAGTCGGCCGTAGCGAACGTCTTCTTCAGCCCCGTTTTGCACCCGACGCAGAGCTCTGCGCCGGGGATGCCTTCCGCGGTCACGAAGGGGATGTACTTGACGCATTCCGTCTCCACGATTTCCCCCTCCTTCGGCTGTGGCCGTGTCCTGAGCTGAGCGACGATGTGCACCTGCTTCTTCTCGTTCATCTGACTTCTCCAAAAAGGAACCTTTATATTATACACGAAAGTAGGTTTTTGTCAATAGGTGGTATTTTTGGGGTTTTTTAGTGATGCAGTGTGTGCTATAATAAAAATAATTATGTCCACCTACGGCGCCTTTCATATATATCGCAAGTTTTTTATTTTCGGCACGCTGCTGGTTTTGGTGGCGCTTGTTTTGCCGATGTCCGTGATAGCCGCTGAAAAGACCAGTCCAAATGCGGAGCATAGCGTGCTGCCCGCCCCCTCGGCGCCTTCAACCGGCGCTATTGGGTCGTTGCCCGCGCCGCAATATCAGGCGGCGGATGTTATTTATCAAATTGAACATTTGCAATCGCTTGTGGATCGCGCGGCAAAAAGTCCGGATGGGAGCGCCGAAGCGTATCCGCTTGATTTGTTCCAGATTCCGGGCGCGCCGCAGTTACGCGTTGCCGCAGATAATGGCGTGTTGACAGTCGGTCTTTCGGGAACCGGTGTTTATAATGTGAGCGGC includes these proteins:
- the recG gene encoding ATP-dependent DNA helicase RecG; this encodes MLSITTPLANIKGLPSRFLLKFQKLTIKTVRDLLWHFPTRYEDFSTTVKIADLETNQTATIQGFIRKVALRRTFRKRMVVVEATIADDTAAITAIWFNQPFIAKNLRIGHLANFAGKVSAGDEGLFLSNPSYELVTGAVGETRHTAGLIPTYPETKGLTSKGIRYLMRVILGNVAPIEDFIPPDILLKNRLPEVNTALHAIHSPKTLEEAAAGKKRFAFEDLFLLQINNIKARLELAKEKAPSLPVGEEDLHAIIAKLPFQLTPSQHQSLHEIVEDIGKARPMNRLLQGDVGSGKTVIAAIAAIIAAKNGYQTAFMAPTEVLARQHYKTLTTIFGHLRIPIGMLTSSESKIFFEEGLASDIKKSEAQKRIESGEIKIIIGTHAIIQKSIAFKSLALAIVDEQHRFGVSQRAALLAQKQKALVPHFLSMSATPIPRTLTLTIFGDLDLSLITELPVGRKPIITKVVAPENRANAYAFVRGEVKKGRQAFVICPRIEKAEHVEGEALSTLGAAWSEVKAVKEEYEKLSQKVFPDLKVGMLHGKLKSAEKAKIMADFSEKNLDILVSTSVVEVGVDIPNATIMLIEGAERFGLSQLYQFRGRVGRGEHQSFCLLFTDSSSESAARRLQSLLEAKNGFELAEKDLAIRGPGEFLGESQTGLPDLAMQALNNMELVKLARAAAAAVIKKDQTLKSHPALKEKFASFRKQIHLE
- a CDS encoding methionine--tRNA ligase subunit beta; its protein translation is MPISFDDFKKVELRVGKILSAERVEGSEKLLKLAVDLGSPSAVGGPSTSSGTIVTQDIRQVIAGIGKVYDPATLVGRSAVFVANLEPRMIMGLESQGMILATDDEKGPVLLAPDREVLPGAGLH
- a CDS encoding type II toxin-antitoxin system HicB family antitoxin, which encodes MTYKSTAIITREGKWFVARSLELGITSQGKTIEGAKKNLEEALALYLEDMPARRRTLAKESPLVTSVEVGNG
- a CDS encoding HD domain-containing protein; translation: MEIPKEIIAIGKTLHDAGYKAYLVGGCVRDILIGREPKDWDVTTDAKPEEIQKIFTTFAGGTAEDPSTVYENTFGTVGIKTDSEDSKLKIVEVTTFRLEGKYTDKRHPDEIKFAKTVEEDLARRDFTINAIALSLSQGKPSTRVARSGNKLLVPELVEGRLIDPFGGQDDLAKKIIRTVGNPDERFTEDALRLMRAVRFAAQLGFVIEKETAVAIKKHAGLLEMISKERVRDELTKLLMTDNAVQGVEDMRAYGLLRYVLPELQDGVGVGQNKHHIYSVYEHNLRSFKYAVEKNFPLDLRITALLHDVGKPATKHGEGENCTFYGHQVVGERIAIMMLDRLHFPRQLIEKVALLIREHMFVYDPESVTLAGVRRIVRRVGSENVDDLMLVREADRIGSGVPKAQPYRLRYLKAMIEKVQKDPIHPKMLVLKGDDVMRILHIAAGPRVGKILAALLEEALEHPELNDAAVLEKHVRELGALSEKELDAIAAKAKKSAANAQERIDAEIKKKYFVQ
- a CDS encoding glycosyltransferase 87 family protein; this translates as MPSLLSRSPQLRMFLVAIVAVGIVGAAFHALGFFGAPINLVYSDVLGFYERASAPGFAYVSKPIEYPVLTGLFIEDAARLGGSRAGYYVVSMLALLGFAIGTTYLLYKVALRPASPELQRGEQAQGITVSRLWRYWIFAPSMFLFATYNWDLMAVFFSVAAFYLASRDRRGLAAIFLALGFCAKFYPVLYFIPLLLLATTWREWVKLCAIFGATALVVNLPFMLLNFDGWSYFFTLNSARNSNPDSIWTILRFFFSDAAVGVPAINAISLGLFAAGYFGMLWRFRRSPFLYLCFVATLLFLITNKIFSPQYILWLLPFFVLLPSVKNWQFYGLELSNIAVFFSILPWFFLGKDMFYFYLASPFVILRHVVLTMLFVGVMKKLNNGLRAG
- a CDS encoding DoxX family protein, producing MSVLIDYLMVYQEWGYFLLRAVIAVIFLAHGYPKIKNLRQTGENFSMMGFYPGMLWGTLAALLEFFGGIALLLGLYVPVLGALFAVEMLVAACWKMRRGQGLVNGYELDLLLTVGSFVLATSGAGALSLDMYVVGLAGY
- a CDS encoding type II toxin-antitoxin system HicA family toxin — encoded protein: MAKTFSGKEVVRILCRAFGFVFVSQCGSHVKLRKRVGGKVLTTIVPMHRSLVRGTLLGALELAEVDEEDFRKAA